A single region of the Oleispira antarctica RB-8 genome encodes:
- a CDS encoding Cytochrome c oxidase, cbb3-type, subunit I yields the protein MSTAFDHPVYNYKVVRQFAIMTVVWGIVGMSLGVLIAAQLAWPALNFDTPWLSFGRLRPLHTNAVIFAFGGSALFATSYYIVQRTCQTRLFSDTLASFTFWGWNLVIILAVITLPMGLTSTKEYAELEWPIDILIAIVWIAYCVNFIGTIVKRKEPHIYVANWFFAAFMIMIAVLHIGNNIAIPVTAFKSYSVYAGTVDAMVQWWWGHNAVGFFLTAGFLGIMYYFVPKQAERPVYSYRLSIVHFWALISLYVWAGSHHLHYSSLPDWAQTAGMVMSLVLLAPSWGGMINGMMTLSGAWHKLRTDPILRFLVVSLSFYGMSTFEGPMMAIKTVNALSHNTDWTIGHVHSGALGWVAMVSIGAMYHLIPILFGLKAGAMHSVKLINVHFWLATIGTVLYIAAMWVNGIMQGLMWRAVNADGTLTYSFVQSVEASIPGYMVRVVGGALFLTGMFIMAYNVYKTVNHSEKAVTAQA from the coding sequence ATGAGCACTGCATTTGATCACCCCGTATACAACTACAAAGTGGTAAGACAATTTGCCATTATGACTGTAGTTTGGGGCATCGTCGGAATGTCCCTCGGTGTACTTATTGCTGCCCAACTTGCTTGGCCTGCACTAAACTTTGATACTCCTTGGCTGTCTTTCGGCCGCTTACGTCCACTGCATACTAATGCGGTGATTTTTGCTTTTGGTGGTTCTGCACTATTTGCAACTTCTTACTACATTGTTCAACGTACTTGTCAGACTCGTCTGTTTTCTGACACATTAGCGTCGTTCACGTTTTGGGGTTGGAACTTAGTCATCATATTGGCCGTTATTACGCTGCCTATGGGCTTAACCTCTACTAAAGAATATGCTGAACTAGAATGGCCAATTGATATTTTAATCGCCATTGTTTGGATCGCTTATTGTGTCAACTTTATTGGCACGATCGTTAAGCGTAAAGAACCGCACATTTATGTGGCTAACTGGTTCTTTGCGGCCTTCATGATCATGATCGCTGTTCTGCATATCGGTAATAACATCGCTATTCCCGTTACCGCATTCAAATCTTATTCTGTTTATGCAGGTACGGTTGATGCGATGGTTCAATGGTGGTGGGGACATAACGCAGTTGGTTTCTTCTTGACTGCTGGTTTCTTAGGTATCATGTACTACTTCGTTCCTAAGCAAGCAGAACGTCCAGTTTACTCTTACCGTTTGTCTATTGTTCACTTTTGGGCATTGATCTCTTTATACGTTTGGGCTGGCTCTCACCACCTACACTATTCATCTCTACCAGACTGGGCACAAACTGCGGGTATGGTTATGTCTTTGGTTTTACTAGCACCTTCTTGGGGCGGTATGATCAACGGTATGATGACGCTATCAGGTGCTTGGCACAAACTGCGTACCGATCCTATTTTACGCTTTTTAGTTGTTTCTTTGTCTTTCTACGGTATGTCTACCTTCGAAGGCCCAATGATGGCAATTAAGACGGTTAACGCACTGTCGCACAATACCGATTGGACCATTGGTCACGTTCACTCAGGCGCGCTAGGTTGGGTTGCTATGGTTTCTATTGGTGCTATGTATCACTTAATTCCAATTTTGTTCGGTCTTAAAGCGGGTGCAATGCACTCAGTTAAGTTGATCAACGTGCATTTTTGGTTAGCAACAATTGGTACGGTACTTTACATCGCCGCTATGTGGGTGAACGGTATTATGCAAGGGCTGATGTGGAGAGCAGTGAACGCTGATGGCACTCTGACTTACTCGTTTGTTCAAAGTGTAGAAGCTTCTATTCCTGGTTATATGGTACGTGTTGTCGGTGGTGCCTTATTCCTAACAGGAATGTTTATCATGGCTTATAACGTTTACAAAACTGTTAATCACAGCGAAAAAGCTGTGACAGCTCAGGCATAA
- the purK gene encoding Phosphoribosylaminoimidazole carboxylase ATPase subunit: MSANKPTKVKTLGILGNGQLGQMLADSIAEQTDLAVNLYDLRAYDETSLQEFLASNDRISYETENIPAHIVAQMESVEAKIFPNLTSLKTFQNRITEKNALRAAGIATADFHAVNCLADIHDAIAQLGLPIIMKTTTEGYDGKGQFVLRQTEDAQACWDDIGHRELIAEAFVPFIREISVIGSRSENGEIKVWPMTENIHHEGILRYSLYPAHGFSVEKQAIAQRYIEQIATNLDYVGTITLELFEIEDNLIANEVAPRVHNSGHWSIEGAFTSQFRNHMLAVTGQEITSTESRFPATAMINVISDEGPTSAASNMTETYVHSYGKEARPARKLGHVTITAKDTAERDAKISQLEGLIPAGVWQK, from the coding sequence ATGAGTGCTAATAAGCCAACAAAAGTTAAAACATTAGGTATTTTAGGTAATGGTCAACTGGGTCAAATGTTAGCAGACAGTATTGCTGAGCAAACCGATCTTGCGGTAAATCTATACGACTTGCGCGCTTATGATGAAACCAGTTTACAAGAATTTTTAGCATCCAATGATCGCATATCTTATGAAACGGAAAATATTCCTGCTCATATCGTTGCGCAAATGGAAAGTGTTGAAGCCAAGATTTTCCCAAATCTCACGTCTTTGAAAACCTTTCAAAACCGCATAACTGAAAAAAATGCGTTACGCGCAGCTGGCATTGCAACCGCAGATTTTCATGCGGTGAATTGCTTAGCCGATATTCATGACGCCATTGCACAGCTTGGCTTACCGATCATCATGAAAACCACAACCGAAGGCTATGATGGTAAAGGTCAGTTCGTACTGCGCCAGACTGAAGATGCACAAGCCTGCTGGGATGATATCGGTCATCGTGAATTAATCGCCGAAGCCTTTGTTCCCTTTATTCGTGAAATTTCTGTTATTGGTTCTCGCAGTGAGAACGGTGAAATTAAAGTATGGCCTATGACGGAAAACATCCATCATGAAGGCATTTTACGGTATTCACTGTATCCCGCCCATGGCTTTAGCGTGGAGAAACAAGCCATTGCGCAGCGCTATATCGAGCAAATCGCCACCAACTTAGATTATGTCGGCACCATTACTTTAGAATTATTTGAAATCGAAGATAATCTTATTGCCAATGAAGTGGCACCACGAGTTCATAACTCTGGGCACTGGTCTATCGAAGGTGCATTCACCAGCCAATTTCGTAATCACATGCTCGCCGTGACAGGACAAGAAATAACGTCAACGGAATCACGCTTTCCTGCGACGGCAATGATCAACGTAATCAGTGATGAAGGCCCAACCTCTGCGGCCAGTAATATGACGGAAACCTATGTACACAGCTACGGCAAAGAAGCACGCCCGGCGCGTAAATTAGGCCACGTCACCATTACGGCTAAAGATACCGCAGAACGTGATGCTAAAATCAGTCAATTAGAAGGCTTAATCCCAGCAGGGGTTTGGCAAAAATAA
- the purE gene encoding Phosphoribosylaminoimidazole carboxylase catalytic subunit yields the protein MTALVGIIMGSKSDWPTMKHAADMLDLLEVPYEVNVVSAHRTPDLLFEYAKSAQSRGLKVIIGGAGGAAHLPGMCASQTVLPVLGVPVKSRALNGIDSLLSIAQMPGGVAVGTLAIGDAGAKNSGLLAAQILATSDAELTQRILQFQQNQTNTILSQPDPRVED from the coding sequence ATGACTGCGCTCGTTGGCATTATTATGGGCTCTAAAAGTGACTGGCCAACTATGAAGCATGCGGCTGACATGCTCGATTTGTTGGAAGTCCCTTATGAAGTAAATGTGGTTTCCGCTCACCGAACGCCTGATTTATTGTTTGAATACGCTAAAAGCGCGCAAAGCCGTGGGCTAAAAGTTATTATTGGTGGCGCTGGTGGCGCTGCGCATTTACCGGGCATGTGTGCTTCTCAAACAGTTTTACCTGTTTTAGGTGTGCCCGTTAAATCCCGCGCACTAAATGGCATAGATTCATTATTGTCCATCGCCCAAATGCCAGGGGGCGTTGCGGTAGGTACATTAGCCATTGGCGATGCCGGTGCTAAAAACTCAGGTTTATTAGCAGCACAGATTCTAGCGACCAGTGATGCTGAACTGACACAGCGCATTCTGCAGTTCCAACAGAACCAAACTAATACAATATTGAGTCAACCAGATCCAAGAGTAGAAGACTAA
- a CDS encoding acyl-CoA dehydrogenase (putative): MIYLEVPKKLRMLVNQARQTADHVFRPISRKYDRAEHDYPVELDMFAAIMDGMNDALEDGGAGSGKLRQGKKDSSQIQNGINMTTVLGLAELCRGDVGLSLTLPRQGLGNAAIAAVANDEQLARFGHKWAAMAITEPGCGSDSAAVRTTAIKDGDDYIINGEKIYVTSGERADAVVVWATVDKTLGKAAIKSFVVEKGTPGMEVTRLEKKLGIKASDTAAIRFNDCRVPRANLLGTEEVNIDKGFAGVMQTFDNTRPVVAAMAVGVATASIERTKELLKEQGIDIDYKRPAKLSSYIKAEVYRMEAELEAARLLTIKAAWMADNGQPNSIEASISKAKAGRVANDVTLKCVELLGTVGYCEDELLEKWARDSKILDIFEGTQQIQQLIIARRLLNKSSSELK; encoded by the coding sequence ATGATTTATTTAGAAGTTCCAAAAAAACTGCGCATGTTAGTCAATCAAGCCCGCCAAACCGCGGATCATGTTTTTCGCCCTATCTCGCGCAAATACGACCGAGCTGAACATGATTACCCCGTTGAACTCGATATGTTCGCGGCGATTATGGACGGCATGAACGATGCTTTAGAAGACGGTGGCGCAGGTTCTGGTAAGTTACGCCAAGGCAAAAAAGACAGCAGCCAGATTCAAAATGGTATCAATATGACCACCGTTTTGGGATTAGCAGAATTGTGTCGCGGTGACGTCGGTTTATCCCTAACCTTACCTCGCCAAGGACTAGGCAATGCCGCAATTGCAGCGGTTGCAAACGATGAACAACTTGCCCGTTTTGGTCATAAATGGGCAGCCATGGCGATAACAGAGCCTGGTTGTGGCTCTGACTCTGCTGCTGTTCGCACCACGGCAATCAAGGATGGCGACGATTACATTATTAATGGTGAAAAAATCTACGTCACTTCAGGTGAACGCGCCGATGCGGTAGTAGTTTGGGCAACGGTTGATAAGACATTAGGTAAGGCCGCGATCAAGTCATTCGTGGTTGAAAAAGGCACGCCCGGCATGGAGGTAACGCGCCTAGAAAAGAAGCTGGGTATTAAAGCGTCCGATACCGCAGCCATCCGTTTTAACGATTGCCGCGTTCCCCGCGCTAATTTATTAGGCACAGAAGAAGTCAATATTGATAAAGGCTTCGCTGGGGTAATGCAAACATTTGATAATACCCGTCCTGTGGTTGCCGCCATGGCGGTTGGCGTTGCGACTGCGTCCATTGAGCGCACAAAAGAACTGTTAAAAGAGCAAGGCATTGATATTGATTACAAACGCCCTGCCAAACTCAGCTCTTACATAAAAGCTGAGGTATACCGTATGGAAGCCGAACTGGAAGCCGCCCGACTACTGACCATTAAAGCGGCCTGGATGGCGGATAACGGCCAGCCAAATTCTATAGAAGCGTCTATTTCAAAAGCAAAAGCTGGCCGAGTTGCCAATGATGTCACACTAAAATGCGTCGAACTATTAGGCACTGTAGGTTATTGTGAAGATGAATTATTAGAGAAATGGGCACGGGATTCAAAAATTCTCGATATTTTTGAAGGCACCCAACAAATACAACAATTAATTATTGCCCGTCGCTTATTAAATAAATCATCCAGCGAATTAAAATAA
- the acdA/acadm/FadE gene encoding Acyl-CoA dehydrogenase: MANTSFGMKLQGLGLGLASRFAAHPIVQKYGLTKPAEKFAYLATKKGFQLVQKGLAKKSLGKNNKNNIKALPSPPPLFDLTLSDEQQMIRDSVKAYAQNNIRPLASVADEQAKLPENLLPSSQDLGLNYFSIPEHLGGAGQCSPMTSVLVAEDLAWGDFSLAFAILASTSVVNSISRWGNKTQQALWLPKFCGEDTLNNTPINAAIAVQELHPLFNSALLQTHAKNNKKGYLLNGTKSLVPLAGTADLYLVAAQFKGKNELFLIPAKTKGVTFKASPAMGLRSAEVGTLQLEKVQLDKDALLGNGNVPHKQFNYRQFIDSSHLTWCAMAIGCCQAALDYLIPYVNERHAFGEPISHRQSVAFMIANMKIEIESMRLLVWKAASRFERGEEFHRDAFLAHHLCMDKSMEIGTNAVQLLGGHGFTKEHPAERWYRDLRVLSVINGGLQL; the protein is encoded by the coding sequence ATGGCAAACACTTCCTTCGGCATGAAACTTCAAGGTTTGGGGCTAGGATTAGCCAGCCGCTTTGCAGCGCATCCTATTGTTCAAAAATATGGCCTAACAAAGCCTGCAGAAAAGTTCGCTTATTTAGCAACGAAAAAAGGCTTTCAACTGGTTCAAAAAGGATTAGCCAAAAAAAGCCTAGGCAAGAATAACAAGAACAATATTAAGGCACTGCCCTCTCCACCGCCTTTATTTGACCTAACGCTCTCTGACGAACAGCAAATGATACGCGACAGCGTAAAAGCCTATGCACAAAACAACATCCGCCCTCTTGCCTCCGTCGCCGATGAGCAAGCAAAGCTACCTGAAAATTTACTACCAAGCTCACAAGACCTCGGTTTAAACTATTTTTCTATTCCCGAACACTTAGGCGGTGCTGGCCAATGCTCTCCCATGACCAGTGTCTTGGTCGCAGAAGACCTAGCTTGGGGCGATTTCTCTCTCGCCTTTGCCATACTCGCATCCACATCTGTTGTGAACAGCATAAGCCGCTGGGGCAATAAAACCCAACAAGCACTTTGGTTACCAAAATTCTGTGGTGAAGATACTCTTAACAATACCCCCATTAATGCGGCCATTGCCGTGCAAGAACTGCATCCCTTATTCAATAGCGCTTTATTACAAACTCATGCTAAAAACAATAAAAAAGGTTATCTACTCAACGGCACTAAATCCCTCGTACCTTTAGCGGGAACCGCCGATCTTTATCTGGTGGCGGCACAATTCAAAGGTAAAAATGAACTATTCCTAATACCCGCCAAAACAAAAGGAGTAACGTTTAAAGCGAGCCCTGCCATGGGATTACGCAGTGCTGAAGTTGGCACTCTTCAATTAGAGAAAGTCCAACTCGATAAAGACGCATTATTAGGCAACGGTAACGTCCCACACAAGCAATTTAACTACCGTCAATTCATCGATAGCAGTCACTTGACCTGGTGTGCTATGGCCATCGGTTGTTGCCAAGCCGCACTGGATTATTTAATTCCTTATGTGAATGAACGCCATGCCTTCGGCGAGCCGATCAGCCACCGCCAGTCTGTCGCCTTTATGATTGCCAATATGAAAATCGAAATTGAAAGCATGCGGTTATTAGTCTGGAAAGCCGCCAGCCGTTTTGAACGTGGTGAAGAGTTTCACCGTGATGCCTTTTTAGCCCATCATTTATGCATGGATAAAAGCATGGAAATTGGTACGAACGCAGTGCAATTATTAGGAGGTCATGGCTTTACCAAAGAGCATCCAGCCGAGCGCTGGTATCGTGATTTACGCGTTCTTTCTGTCATTAATGGCGGCCTACAGCTGTAA